The Flaviflexus equikiangi genome contains the following window.
GACTCGGATGAGGAGGATGCGGAGGAACTGCCCGACGCGCCGCTCCTCATGATCTCGGATCTCGCGTTGGCGGAAGTTCCTGCTATCGCAGCGGTGACGAAGGTGCCGATGGCGGTGATGCCGCATGGCAACGTGCGCGTCCTCGTCGCAGCGAAGGCAGTCGACGTGAAGAAGATGATCTTCCCTCGTCCCGTCTACCATCTGACCCTGAGGACACAGGGAGATGACGCCCCTCTGCTGACGCTCGGTCTCGACAATCAGAGGCTTCTCACGTGGACGTGGGAGGATCAGCTCCCTGTCATGGACTGGATGACGGACTATGAGGCGGCCCTCGAGTTCGCTGACGAGAACCTTGGTGCGGGTGCTATCGCCCGCCGGTGCGTGCTCGAAATCGATCAGGGATCCGCAGGAGACGTGCGTCGGGCACTCCTGTCGTCGAAGACGATGGGACCCGCCTTCTTCGTGCAGGCGATGGGGCTCGGCCCTGAAATCCTCGACGTGCTCGAAGGACGTCTCGACGTCGCCGAGATTCCCGACGCGGAGGTGTTCAAGCAGGCCAATCTGTCTGACACCATCCGCCAGGTCGTGGCGCTCGAGATCTCCGGCCATGGTGTCGCGACGCCGAAGCTGTGGGAGAACTATCGCAAGCTTTACCTCGGCAATCCGGGCCTCATGAGTGCGACGGCAGCGATCCAGGCGGCACTCGGCGGGTCAGTCTTTGTCGGTGCACTGCAGGCGAAGGGCAAAAAGGCCCGCTGGGGTGCAGGCCTGGGTGCGTTCCTCATGGTGAACTCTATTTCGCGCGTCCTCACGACTCACTACATCCAGGAGTCACTCGAGCACAGCGAGGCCGTCCGGAAGCTGACGGAAGCGGCCGCGGAGGAAGCCCGAGAAGAGGAGCGCGAGCGGCTCGAGCGGGAAAAAGACGCGGATGACTGACATCGAATCGTTCTGGAGCCATGCAATTATCAAGGCCCGGATCAACCCCCTCGAGGTTGTGACGGGGCCTGACCGTGAGTCAGTGCTCACGCCTCCAGCGTGGTCTCTGGACGATGAGACAGTGACGGCTGCTCTCGAGTCGAAGTCGACCGTCCTCACGTCCCTCGAGACAGACCATGAAGATCTGCCCCGCGTCGGGGCGTTATCAATCCTGCTCTGGGAGGACGGCACCCCTGCTGCGCTTCTGAGAACGACGGACGTCTCCGTCTATGGCCCTGACGAGCTGGACGGCCGTGCAGAAGTCGGAGACTGGGCCGCCCTTCGAGACACGGTCTCCAAGGGATCCAGGGTTGTTGTCGAGCGTTTCCGGGTCATCGCCGACAACTCGTAGGCGAATCAATCCTCGGTCCCGCGCAGAGCCGCCACCTCGTGACGGCAGTGAGTCGAGTCAGCGTTCGACGACGACGCAATTCTCAGGATTGGTGAGCTCCTGGCCGCCAGCCAGTGCTGCGAGTTCCTCCGCTGGGAGAAGGTTCGTGTAGCTGCTGCTGAGGACGATATCGAGCACTTCCGTTGTCGCCGTACCGTCAAGGAGCACAACGGCCTCCGGGAATAGGCGCGCCACTGTGTAGGCCTGCGGCAGTGCGCTTTGAGCGGCATAGATGACGACCGGCTCGGCAGGTTCCGTCCCGCCCCAGTTCAGTTCATCAGAGATGGTGATGCCCTGCTCGGTGAGACTGCCGGCAACGCTCCCTGCCAGCCCCGTCCGGTTCGAGGCGTTGTAAACGTTGGCGGTGATGGAGGAGTTCTCAACAGAGAGCGTTCCCTCGGGCATGCAGGGGACCACGTTGCCCTGCTCCTCCTCCGATGCGGTGAAGTCCCTATTGAACGGAATGGGGAGGATACCGGAGAACCACAGCAGGCCGAGGAGCATGAGGAGAGCAAGAACGAGAGCCATACTCCCGAAGACAACGGTTTGCCGCTGCTGGAGACGCCGCTGATAGCTGAGCCGTGGATTAGTGTTCACGTACCCAACGTTATCCCACACCGCCCCGAACATGGAGATAGATCGGCGTGTAGGGCTTCCGCTTGTGCGCCGCAAGGATGCCTGCGGGAGAGGGCTCCCCATTCGCCAGAAAGAGCGAAGACACCAAGGTTCCTAGACTTGCTCTCGAGGGGAGGTTGCCATGAAGCGTCGAGGAGTTCTTGCCTTGTCCGTGCTTTTTCTCGCTGGCTGCGGAGCGGTCGCGGAGGAGGACACAGGACACCTGGAGTCTGTGGGAGCGTCAGTCTCCGAGGGAGC
Protein-coding sequences here:
- a CDS encoding LytR C-terminal domain-containing protein, which produces MNTNPRLSYQRRLQQRQTVVFGSMALVLALLMLLGLLWFSGILPIPFNRDFTASEEEQGNVVPCMPEGTLSVENSSITANVYNASNRTGLAGSVAGSLTEQGITISDELNWGGTEPAEPVVIYAAQSALPQAYTVARLFPEAVVLLDGTATTEVLDIVLSSSYTNLLPAEELAALAGGQELTNPENCVVVER